The following coding sequences lie in one Halomonas sp. 'Soap Lake #6' genomic window:
- a CDS encoding low molecular weight protein-tyrosine-phosphatase — MKRVLFVCLGNICRSPTAEGVFQHALDEAGLHGLVGVDSCGVSDWHVGKAPDERAQQAAKRRGVDISHLRARQLTASDFLDFDYVLAMDHANLQAMRALQPEESRAHVGLFLAFAGSPDAEVPDPYYGGDEGFEGVLDMVEAASAGLIAELKGER, encoded by the coding sequence ATGAAGCGTGTACTGTTTGTTTGTTTGGGTAATATATGCCGCTCGCCCACAGCCGAGGGTGTTTTTCAGCATGCGTTAGACGAAGCCGGGCTGCATGGTCTAGTGGGTGTCGATTCTTGTGGCGTGAGTGATTGGCATGTCGGCAAGGCGCCGGATGAGCGTGCCCAGCAGGCGGCTAAGCGCCGGGGGGTCGATATCAGCCATCTACGTGCTCGCCAATTGACTGCTAGTGATTTTCTGGACTTCGACTATGTGCTGGCAATGGACCACGCCAATCTTCAAGCAATGCGAGCGCTGCAGCCTGAGGAGAGTCGTGCTCATGTGGGGCTTTTTTTAGCCTTTGCAGGCAGCCCTGATGCCGAAGTGCCAGACCCTTACTATGGCGGTGATGAGGGCTTTGAAGGCGTCCTGGATATGGTTGAGGCTGCTTCAGCAGGGCTGATTGCTGAGCTGAAGGGCGAGCGATAG
- a CDS encoding Trm112 family protein: MDKELLAMLVCPLCNGKLKYDREAQELLCYYDGLAYPIQDGIPVMLPEEARVMDADEKLNTSPGRTGEA, from the coding sequence ATGGATAAGGAACTGCTGGCGATGCTGGTTTGCCCGCTCTGTAACGGTAAACTTAAGTATGATCGAGAGGCCCAAGAGTTGCTCTGCTACTACGATGGCCTTGCTTATCCCATTCAGGATGGGATTCCGGTCATGCTGCCGGAAGAGGCGCGGGTTATGGATGCCGATGAAAAACTAAATACCTCCCCAGGCCGAACAGGGGAAGCATAA
- the kdsB gene encoding 3-deoxy-manno-octulosonate cytidylyltransferase has protein sequence MASLAPDFVAVVPARYGSTRLPGKPLLDIAGEPMVAHVWRRACQSHASRVVVATDDERIRDAMASYGAEVVMTRADHPSGTDRLAEVAEQLALDGDELVVNVQGDEPLIPPELINQVALRLADDPEAAIATLAEPISDVETLFNPNVVKVVRSLQGRALYFSRAPIPWDREHFQAQPALLATDAWLRHIGIYAYRVSFLTAYRELPSSSLEQLEQLEQLRALQHGYAIQVALASAINPPGVDTAEDLARVRALLAQQGEGKI, from the coding sequence ATGGCCTCTCTAGCGCCAGATTTTGTCGCCGTTGTGCCTGCTCGATATGGTTCGACTCGGTTGCCTGGTAAGCCTCTATTGGATATTGCTGGCGAGCCCATGGTTGCTCATGTATGGCGGCGCGCCTGCCAAAGCCATGCTAGCCGTGTAGTGGTTGCTACGGATGATGAGCGTATTCGTGATGCTATGGCATCTTATGGCGCAGAAGTGGTGATGACTCGGGCTGACCACCCATCAGGCACGGATCGGTTGGCAGAAGTAGCCGAGCAGCTAGCCCTTGATGGTGATGAGCTAGTGGTTAATGTTCAAGGCGATGAGCCGCTTATTCCTCCTGAATTGATTAACCAAGTGGCGCTACGTTTGGCAGACGACCCAGAGGCGGCCATTGCAACGCTTGCTGAGCCAATTAGTGATGTGGAAACCCTGTTTAACCCTAACGTGGTAAAAGTGGTTCGTTCGCTTCAGGGGAGGGCGCTCTATTTTTCTCGTGCCCCAATTCCATGGGATCGCGAGCACTTCCAGGCTCAGCCTGCGCTGCTTGCGACTGATGCATGGCTGCGCCATATCGGTATTTATGCTTACCGGGTTAGCTTCTTAACTGCATACCGTGAACTTCCCTCCTCCAGTCTGGAGCAACTTGAGCAGTTAGAGCAGCTGCGCGCGTTGCAGCATGGTTATGCGATCCAGGTTGCACTCGCCAGTGCTATTAACCCTCCTGGTGTCGATACTGCTGAGGATCTTGCTAGAGTTAGAGCATTGTTAGCGCAGCAGGGTGAGGGGAAGATATGA
- the murB gene encoding UDP-N-acetylmuramate dehydrogenase, with translation MVDIQQRVDLTAANTLRLPCYVERFAIPRTLGDLQAVLRLAVSQRWPITLLGGGSNVLLPPLLSGIVVRPALQQWWLESQGDEVMVYAGAGVNWHSLVMALAARGLWGIENLALIPGHCGAAPVQNIGAYGVELKDVLQGVQVVEVASGNLYWLNTAECEFGYRDSVFKNALAGKVVITQLALRLSRQSAPKLHYGDLASRLPALPSPLAVAEAVCEIRQAKLPDPDVLANAGSFFKNPLVSQAHAERLLQQYPAMPHFPQPGGWSKLAAGWLIDQCGLKGMREGAFGVHAHQALVLVHFGGGDRAGLMALANCIVQTVRAHFGVELEPEPRMV, from the coding sequence ATGGTGGATATTCAACAACGTGTGGATTTAACTGCCGCCAATACGCTGCGCCTACCATGTTATGTTGAACGGTTTGCGATCCCTCGAACGCTAGGTGACTTACAGGCAGTATTGCGTCTAGCCGTCAGTCAGAGATGGCCAATAACACTATTGGGAGGGGGGAGTAATGTGTTGCTACCGCCTCTCTTGAGCGGCATTGTTGTTCGCCCTGCACTCCAGCAATGGTGGTTGGAAAGCCAGGGTGACGAAGTGATGGTCTACGCAGGCGCTGGGGTCAACTGGCATTCGTTGGTGATGGCGTTGGCGGCGAGAGGACTTTGGGGGATTGAAAATTTAGCGCTTATTCCTGGGCACTGCGGTGCGGCGCCGGTGCAGAACATCGGGGCATATGGCGTTGAGCTAAAAGATGTCCTGCAGGGTGTGCAAGTGGTAGAAGTTGCTTCTGGTAACCTGTACTGGCTTAACACAGCAGAGTGCGAGTTTGGCTACCGTGATAGTGTTTTTAAAAATGCTTTGGCGGGTAAGGTGGTGATTACACAGCTGGCGCTGCGTCTTTCAAGGCAGTCAGCTCCTAAGCTTCATTACGGTGATTTAGCATCACGTTTGCCAGCATTGCCAAGCCCTCTAGCTGTTGCCGAAGCGGTGTGCGAAATTCGCCAGGCAAAGCTCCCAGACCCTGACGTGTTGGCAAATGCGGGCAGCTTTTTTAAAAACCCGTTAGTTAGTCAGGCGCATGCCGAGCGTTTACTTCAACAGTACCCCGCTATGCCTCACTTTCCCCAGCCTGGTGGGTGGAGCAAGCTGGCTGCGGGGTGGTTAATTGATCAGTGTGGCTTAAAAGGGATGCGTGAAGGGGCGTTTGGTGTCCATGCGCATCAGGCCTTGGTGTTGGTGCACTTTGGAGGTGGTGACCGCGCTGGATTGATGGCCCTTGCTAACTGTATTGTTCAAACGGTGAGGGCGCATTTTGGTGTTGAGCTTGAGCCGGAGCCTCGCATGGTATAG
- the lpxK gene encoding tetraacyldisaccharide 4'-kinase yields the protein MSLAQRWLKAAYGSSPWLAPLYPLGSLYRYLMMRREASYHNGQKESGQKDSRKKGSAKKGNGKNKVWQAPVPVIVVGNITLGGTGKSPLVAWLARWLVSQGWSPGIVTRGYGGKAEYYPLLVTPETQPSHSGDEPLMLAQQTGLPVVADPQRARGGKALVEMGCDILLSDDGLQHLALGRDIELVVVDGERGLGNGRCLPAGPLRESPSRLERVDAVIVNGKLVHPLPIRTIPMQLAARRWRRLKDGQYRTLVPLPFSLPVHAIAGIGNPERFFNTLYSLGVTGEMHPLEDHQRFNADALEFGDQRPVVMTAKDAVKCQAIAPPDSWVLEVEAELPLQFEHWLTAKLSALSERGCTNG from the coding sequence ATGAGCCTGGCACAGCGCTGGCTAAAAGCCGCTTATGGTTCAAGTCCGTGGCTTGCACCACTCTATCCACTTGGTAGCTTATACCGTTATCTTATGATGCGCCGCGAAGCCAGCTACCATAATGGGCAAAAAGAGAGTGGCCAGAAAGATAGTAGAAAGAAAGGTAGTGCAAAGAAAGGTAATGGAAAGAACAAGGTTTGGCAGGCGCCTGTGCCAGTTATTGTGGTGGGCAATATCACCTTGGGCGGTACAGGAAAGTCACCTTTGGTGGCGTGGCTTGCGCGCTGGTTGGTTAGTCAGGGCTGGTCACCAGGGATTGTCACTCGAGGTTATGGGGGCAAGGCTGAATATTACCCTTTACTAGTAACGCCTGAGACGCAGCCTTCACATAGCGGTGATGAGCCATTGATGCTTGCTCAGCAAACTGGCTTGCCCGTTGTTGCTGACCCTCAGCGCGCTCGGGGTGGGAAAGCGCTGGTAGAGATGGGGTGCGATATATTGCTCAGTGACGATGGCTTGCAACACTTAGCGTTAGGTCGTGATATTGAACTTGTTGTGGTGGATGGGGAGCGGGGCTTGGGGAATGGACGCTGCCTGCCCGCAGGCCCGTTGCGTGAGTCCCCAAGTCGTTTAGAGCGAGTGGATGCGGTGATTGTGAATGGCAAGCTGGTCCATCCGCTACCAATTCGCACAATCCCGATGCAACTGGCAGCTAGGCGCTGGCGACGCTTAAAAGATGGCCAGTACCGAACGCTAGTCCCGCTGCCGTTTAGCCTGCCTGTACATGCCATTGCAGGGATTGGTAACCCTGAGCGGTTTTTTAACACCCTGTACAGCTTGGGTGTCACCGGAGAAATGCACCCGTTGGAGGATCATCAGCGCTTTAATGCCGATGCACTTGAGTTTGGCGACCAGCGCCCCGTCGTAATGACCGCTAAGGATGCGGTCAAATGCCAAGCGATAGCGCCGCCCGATAGCTGGGTTTTAGAGGTGGAAGCTGAACTTCCGCTACAGTTTGAACACTGGCTGACAGCCAAGCTGTCAGCGCTTTCCGAAAGGGGATGCACCAATGGATAA
- a CDS encoding DNA internalization-related competence protein ComEC/Rec2 — translation MRLGVAVPAAFATLGGVLLAGWSGPEGRQFPLLAVLAIVPLCLVFLRPKLLIWFLISSLAFVSVQQEWGRRLPAGLSGEDVSMQARIVSVQDEIGSWRLLLAVEKCQAPEHLPSCTALRNVRVSAYGEHSFQVGERWQMTLRLRPPRGFANPDAFNFEQWLWREGIHATGYMRQEPAPERVAAAAFSPRQKALDLLLRQPLELRTQRWLAALTLGDSGQLTQEDWALLNATGTTHLVVISGLHVGLVASFTLLLARLVARLISPTNWRLRAWPWWLAGGAAVGYAALAGLAPPAMRAMVMTLLGLWVLSGRHSPGAWQAWWLALALILIVDPLSFWRPGLWLSFVAVGWLIIIWQGRQRPTGVKGWCWALLRSQLLLAPLMAAAVLLAFGRIAPAAPLINLVAVPWVSSVMVPSALLGWLLSPLPGLGLLMWWGFEQALAVFHQLLVIAVRYAPLWEPASALVYPLAAVLLLLALCWGLPSVPQWLRIGVTLLAVGLPWAPQKQMLPAGVLQVTVYDVGQGQLIELRSATHRMLYDTGPRFRSGFMPLQTLWPPGQQFDQVMVSHADMDHAGGVNSLLQDHVVSQWLAPQGEVLPVNALACVRGQQWQRDGIAYRVLWPPEGENTLSANDRSCVLEVSIGEQRLLITGDVGRDIERRFVADLTPPISVLVAGHHGSHTSSGVQFVRISRPLHVIFSAGRDNAFNHPVDDVVRRFRQQESCLWNTAHDGALSFTLQATQPVEVIPWRTRPGARKRC, via the coding sequence ATGCGATTAGGCGTTGCGGTACCCGCTGCTTTTGCGACCCTTGGCGGTGTTCTGTTAGCGGGGTGGAGTGGCCCAGAAGGGCGTCAGTTCCCGCTTCTGGCGGTCCTCGCGATAGTACCCCTTTGTCTGGTTTTTCTGCGACCTAAGCTATTGATATGGTTTTTAATTAGCAGCTTGGCATTTGTTAGTGTGCAGCAGGAGTGGGGGCGCCGTTTGCCTGCGGGGTTAAGCGGAGAGGATGTCTCTATGCAAGCGCGCATAGTGAGCGTGCAGGATGAAATTGGCTCATGGCGTTTATTGCTAGCGGTAGAGAAATGTCAGGCGCCTGAGCACCTTCCAAGCTGTACGGCACTGCGTAATGTGCGCGTTAGTGCTTACGGTGAACACTCCTTTCAAGTTGGTGAACGCTGGCAAATGACATTGCGGTTACGCCCACCCAGAGGGTTTGCCAATCCCGATGCGTTTAACTTTGAGCAGTGGCTATGGCGAGAGGGTATACATGCCACGGGCTATATGCGCCAGGAGCCAGCCCCAGAACGGGTCGCCGCTGCAGCCTTTAGTCCTCGTCAAAAGGCGCTCGATCTATTATTGCGTCAGCCGCTTGAATTACGCACCCAGCGGTGGCTGGCAGCGCTTACTTTGGGCGATAGCGGTCAGCTAACACAAGAGGATTGGGCGCTGCTAAATGCAACGGGCACTACCCATCTGGTGGTTATTTCTGGCTTGCACGTGGGCTTGGTGGCGTCGTTTACACTGTTGTTGGCTCGTCTGGTGGCGCGGCTAATATCACCTACCAACTGGCGGCTGCGCGCGTGGCCTTGGTGGTTGGCTGGGGGCGCAGCAGTAGGCTATGCCGCGTTAGCGGGGCTTGCGCCGCCAGCGATGCGTGCCATGGTGATGACGCTTCTGGGGTTATGGGTGCTCAGTGGGCGCCACTCGCCAGGTGCATGGCAGGCGTGGTGGTTGGCGTTGGCGCTGATTCTAATAGTTGACCCGTTATCTTTCTGGCGTCCTGGGTTATGGCTATCGTTTGTCGCTGTCGGCTGGTTAATTATTATCTGGCAGGGAAGGCAGCGCCCGACTGGGGTAAAAGGGTGGTGCTGGGCTCTGTTACGTTCACAGTTATTGTTAGCACCGTTAATGGCCGCGGCGGTGTTGTTGGCATTCGGGCGTATTGCACCAGCCGCCCCCCTGATTAATTTGGTTGCTGTGCCTTGGGTTAGTTCGGTGATGGTGCCCAGCGCGTTGCTGGGGTGGCTGCTTTCACCACTGCCGGGTTTAGGGCTATTAATGTGGTGGGGGTTTGAACAGGCGCTTGCTGTTTTCCATCAATTGCTAGTGATAGCGGTTCGATATGCGCCACTTTGGGAGCCTGCGTCAGCATTAGTTTACCCGCTTGCAGCTGTCCTGTTACTACTCGCATTATGCTGGGGGTTACCCAGCGTTCCCCAATGGCTGCGCATTGGCGTAACGCTGCTTGCCGTTGGCTTGCCCTGGGCGCCACAGAAACAAATGTTGCCCGCCGGAGTACTACAGGTGACTGTCTATGATGTGGGGCAGGGGCAGTTGATTGAATTGCGTAGCGCCACTCATCGCATGCTTTACGATACGGGGCCGCGCTTTCGCAGCGGCTTTATGCCGTTGCAAACGCTTTGGCCGCCGGGGCAGCAGTTTGATCAGGTAATGGTCAGTCATGCTGATATGGATCACGCAGGTGGAGTAAACAGCCTGTTACAAGACCATGTGGTTAGCCAGTGGCTTGCACCACAAGGAGAAGTGTTACCGGTTAACGCCCTTGCTTGTGTACGTGGCCAGCAGTGGCAGCGAGATGGTATTGCCTATCGTGTACTTTGGCCTCCAGAGGGTGAAAATACACTATCTGCCAATGACCGCTCGTGTGTCTTGGAAGTCAGTATAGGAGAGCAGCGCTTGTTAATTACAGGCGATGTGGGGCGTGATATCGAACGGCGCTTTGTAGCTGATTTGACGCCCCCCATCAGTGTGCTGGTTGCAGGGCATCATGGCAGCCACACCAGTTCAGGCGTACAGTTTGTGCGCATAAGCCGCCCGCTACATGTGATATTCAGTGCTGGGCGAGATAATGCGTTTAATCATCCTGTGGATGATGTAGTGCGCCGGTTCCGCCAACAAGAGAGCTGCCTGTGGAATACTGCCCATGATGGAGCGCTTAGCTTTACGCTGCAGGCGACCCAGCCTGTAGAGGTTATTCCCTGGCGAACAAGACCAGGTGCGCGTAAGCGGTGTTGA
- the msbA gene encoding lipid A export permease/ATP-binding protein MsbA, with amino-acid sequence MTDSGWVLYKRLLSYVKPHWRAFALAIVGFVIYAASSTALAEMMKRLIDGIQHPDAAFRLFLPLFVILMFASRGVGTFLSTYFMAYVGRYVVHTLRCNVFNHLLHLPGRFFDHHSSGHLVSRVTYHVEQVAGAATNAVTIILREGLFVVGLIGYLFWTNWMLTLLFLGVTPLIAAVVSYVSKRFRRISKRIQHSMGDVTHVASEALSGYRVVRTHGAESYEKQRFEKVSEENRRQSMKEAMTRAVSSPVILMLVAISMALLVWLAMAPALMADMTPGEFVAFITAAALMIKPVRQLTEVNGEIQKGIAAASELFGLLDLAPEQDEGKRIPQQLTGDVVIDNVSFRYADEQPNVLHSINLKVAPGELVAIVGRSGSGKSTLVSLLPRFYHPSEGRILIDGVDAKEYALGPLRQHIALVSQQVTLFNTSIADNIAYGVPNPDPAAVEAAAQAAYASEFIEKLPQGYATEVGENGVMLSGGQRQRLAIARAIFKDAPILILDEATSALDTESERYIQKALERVCEGRTTLVIAHRLSTIERADRILVMDQGRIIEEGTHQALLEAEGAYSALHQLQFQESE; translated from the coding sequence GTGACTGATTCAGGTTGGGTTCTCTATAAACGGTTATTAAGCTACGTAAAACCTCATTGGCGCGCATTTGCGCTAGCGATTGTAGGTTTTGTGATTTATGCCGCTTCAAGTACTGCGCTAGCAGAGATGATGAAGCGTTTGATTGACGGTATTCAGCACCCTGATGCGGCCTTCAGGCTTTTTCTGCCGCTATTCGTCATACTGATGTTTGCCTCGCGTGGCGTGGGCACTTTTCTGAGCACTTATTTTATGGCGTATGTGGGTAGGTATGTCGTTCATACGCTGCGCTGCAATGTGTTCAATCACTTGCTGCATTTGCCAGGGCGCTTTTTTGATCATCACTCAAGTGGTCATCTGGTTTCCCGTGTTACTTACCATGTAGAGCAAGTTGCGGGTGCTGCAACTAATGCGGTTACTATTATTCTTCGCGAAGGCTTGTTCGTCGTAGGTCTGATTGGTTATCTGTTCTGGACGAACTGGATGCTAACGCTACTGTTTTTGGGGGTCACTCCTCTTATTGCTGCAGTAGTCAGCTATGTTAGCAAGCGTTTTAGGCGCATTTCTAAGCGCATCCAACACTCCATGGGGGATGTCACACATGTGGCTTCTGAGGCGCTGTCGGGGTATCGCGTGGTGCGGACCCATGGCGCTGAGTCCTATGAGAAGCAACGCTTTGAAAAGGTCAGTGAGGAGAATCGCCGACAAAGTATGAAAGAGGCGATGACCCGTGCTGTCAGTTCACCCGTTATCTTGATGCTAGTGGCCATTTCTATGGCGTTGTTAGTGTGGCTAGCTATGGCACCTGCACTGATGGCAGACATGACGCCAGGCGAGTTTGTAGCTTTTATCACTGCTGCAGCACTGATGATTAAACCCGTGCGTCAGCTCACCGAAGTTAACGGTGAGATCCAAAAAGGCATTGCAGCAGCATCTGAGTTATTTGGCTTGCTGGATTTAGCGCCGGAGCAGGATGAGGGCAAGAGAATCCCTCAGCAGCTAACCGGTGACGTGGTGATCGACAATGTCAGCTTCCGCTACGCTGATGAACAGCCCAACGTGCTGCATAGTATTAATCTCAAAGTAGCCCCGGGTGAGTTAGTAGCGATAGTAGGGCGTTCCGGTAGTGGTAAATCGACGCTAGTAAGCTTATTGCCGCGCTTTTACCACCCAAGTGAAGGGCGCATTTTAATCGATGGTGTTGATGCTAAGGAGTACGCTTTAGGGCCGCTTCGGCAACATATTGCCTTAGTGTCTCAGCAAGTGACCCTGTTTAACACGAGCATTGCCGACAATATTGCTTACGGGGTCCCTAATCCTGACCCCGCAGCGGTTGAAGCAGCGGCGCAAGCGGCTTATGCCAGCGAGTTTATTGAAAAACTACCCCAAGGCTACGCCACCGAGGTGGGTGAAAACGGTGTCATGCTCTCTGGTGGGCAGCGCCAGCGTTTAGCCATCGCCCGGGCGATTTTTAAAGACGCGCCTATCCTTATTTTGGATGAAGCAACTTCAGCCCTGGATACTGAGTCAGAGCGCTACATCCAGAAAGCCCTGGAGCGGGTGTGCGAAGGGCGTACAACGCTGGTGATTGCTCACCGTCTCTCTACCATTGAGCGTGCTGATCGCATCCTGGTAATGGACCAGGGGCGCATTATTGAGGAGGGGACCCATCAGGCATTGCTAGAGGCTGAGGGGGCTTATTCAGCGCTGCATCAGCTACAGTTTCAGGAGAGTGAATGA
- a CDS encoding DUF2062 domain-containing protein, translated as MPRRFLQRYMPKPDTLRRQRSLRFIAPLIADPGLWLLTRRSVANAFSVGLFCAMLPIPFQMVVAALGARLSRCNLALSVGLVWITNPLTMPLIFYFNYRVGTFILGAPVREAPSRISTRWIAEQMHDIMPPLMVGSLLTAVALAIIANIGIRLIWRWHVSHNWKRRRLDRRRRRARIESEFDD; from the coding sequence ATGCCGCGCCGTTTCCTGCAGCGCTACATGCCTAAACCAGACACGCTAAGACGCCAGCGATCGTTACGTTTTATAGCGCCACTAATCGCCGACCCTGGGTTATGGCTTTTAACTCGACGAAGCGTTGCCAATGCATTTAGCGTGGGGCTTTTTTGCGCCATGCTGCCCATCCCATTTCAAATGGTGGTGGCAGCTTTGGGCGCGCGCCTTAGCCGCTGCAACTTAGCACTCTCCGTTGGCTTGGTGTGGATAACCAACCCGCTTACCATGCCGTTGATATTCTATTTTAACTACCGCGTTGGCACATTTATACTAGGCGCCCCAGTGCGTGAGGCACCATCACGTATCTCTACCCGTTGGATTGCCGAGCAGATGCACGACATTATGCCGCCGTTAATGGTTGGTTCATTGCTAACGGCTGTTGCACTGGCGATTATCGCCAACATTGGCATTCGTTTGATTTGGCGCTGGCATGTTTCCCATAACTGGAAACGCCGTCGCCTAGATAGGCGACGGCGTCGGGCTCGTATTGAGTCAGAATTTGACGATTAG